Within the Scomber scombrus chromosome 4, fScoSco1.1, whole genome shotgun sequence genome, the region GATTTAAAAAGAGAGGCTGCATTCTCAGACTGACACTTATTCAACACTGCCACCTTAAGCAGATTAGTTTTGCGCTGCCTGTGTCAAATACGTGGTTCACTTTGCCTCTCCATCATGTTTAGGATGCTGAAACACCATCTTCACCCGggcatttttctcttcttcatatGGCTTTGTCACCTCATGGAACATCAAAAAGTTCAAGGTAAGCTCTCTTCATCAATTTCCACTTAATCTCTCCGTTTGTGGAAAACTTCGACTGCTGTCAGCCACAAAACGCGCACGATTGTCGGATACTTACTTCATCCGAGAAACTTTTTAAAGTGAGTTTCCATTTTTCCCGCTGATAAAACTCTCTGTACATCAGACAGTGCGTGCGTAAAGCGTCCATAAAACAGGTGCCGTTTGGGACACTTCAAAGTGAGACTACATGGCAAGTTTTGCAGTCCTCGCCAGGCGCACGCACTTAAGCCACCACGCCGTGATGGTGGTAGTGTCAGCTTTCCATAATACCTGAACATATTCAGATACTTTTGCTTGAGCGTGTGGTGTCTCAATATCTGGTGGTCGAACCTGTAACAAAGTTCAGATATACATTGTGAGTTTATGGGCGTGCTATGCATTTCTCACGCACACCCATAGATTGCGTTTTGTCAAATTACGTGTTAAgttataacaaacaaaaaataagaataaagcTGGACATTTTTGCACATATCATTTATAGTTTAGGAGCTTATAGCTCAAATACACATGAGAGAAATCTGTCTTCAATTTAAGAAATCCACCATTCCATGAGCAtgtcatgtgtgtctgtgtcggTTTAGACATCCTGCTGTTGTCTGGCTCAAATGATATTTTGTGCCATTGGAAGAGGAaaacttctgttttttatttgtattgaatTAAAAATCAACTTTATATGATATGATGAAGTCAGTGGCTGGTGTGTATATGTTGGTATATTGTTGTGAGGCGTTAGAGACGGTGGTGTGTTTAGCCTTGTAACCTAAAGACCGTGGTTTTCTGAAGGAGATTGGCTGCTATTTAACGCTGTCTAGACTCTATACTTTCTGTCCATGATAACAAGGAGTGTCTGAGAATAAAGGGCAACCCCCAGCCAGTCTTACTTTTTTGGTTTGTGGCTGCATTGTACGGGCTGTCAGTCACAGATGGGATAGGCATGTGTTAACAGTctcgagagaaaaaaaaaagaatcggACAAAATACTGCCGGGAGGGcgaaaggggagggagggagcgtcTCAGATAATACTGGCTGCGTGTGTATGGTGCGTCTGGGTCAGCGGTTTCAGACGTTCAACGTGCGACACTggagctttttttgtttgtctgtttacaGCTGGGAACTGCTGGTTGCAGCAGGGAAAGAACGGGAGGTGCCAGGTGCTCTACATGCCCGGGATGAGCAGAGAGGAGTGCTGTCGGAGTGGAAGGCTGGGAACGTCCTGGACCGAGGAGGACGTTCCCAACAGCACGCTCTTTAGGTGGATGATCTTCAATGGCGGAGCCCCCAATTGCATACCTTGCAAAGGTGGAGGTGCACTCATTTCCCTTCGTTTCCACATCATTAACAATACACATCCCCAGTCGGTTAATTAATCCCAGCGATGGTCTAATTTACACCCAGCGTAAATGATTCCTTAGTGTGCTCTGTGTGCACCAGAGTAAGTTTACGCACAAACCCAACACCATCACTAGCATCTCATAACTCAGATCTTTCATTTTAGAAACCTGCGATAATGTTGACTGTGGGCCTGGAAAGAGGTGCAAGATGAACAGAAGAAGTAAGCCACGCTGCGTGTGCGCACCGGACTGCTCCAACATCACCTGGAAAGGACCAGTCTGCGGCTCGGATGGCAAGACCTACAAAGACGAATGCGCATTGCTGAAGGCTAAATGTAAAGGCCACCCTGACCTGGACGTGCAGTACCAGGGAAAGTGCAAGAGTAAGTAggctaaatatttttttcaaattctgccTGTTTCAAAGTTCCACATTTTTCAAAGCTGTGAGTGCTAAAAATCCAGCATGTTGTTATCCTTTTCCTgaattttgtgtcattttttcacaaataaaacaatttatttgTCTCAACAGAGACGTGCCGTGACGTACTGTGCCCCGGCAGCTCCACGTGCGTCGTGGACCAGACAAATAACGCATATTGTGTGACGTGTAATCGGATTTGCCCCGAGGTGACACCGCCTGAGCAGTACCTGTGTGGAAACGACGGGATCATCTACGCCAGTGCGTGTCACCTGAGAAGAGCTACCTGTCTTCTAGGCAGATCTATTGGAGTGGCATATGAGGGAAAATGCATCAGTAAGTCTGCAACTAGAGACGTGAGAGCGTGAGACTTTACTCTCTGAGAGCGCCTCCAGCCACTGACTTTGAATATTGTTTGAGTGCATTTTCTTCCTGGCCAGCTCTGCAGTTATTCAATGCTCATTTTTGCCAACATTCCACAGAGGAGGGGgtctttgagagagagagagagagagagagagagagagagagagagagagagagagagagagagagagagagagagagtgagagagagagagagagagagagagtgtgtgtgtgtttggtagttGCTTGTGTTTGCTCAAGAAATGATAGACATCTTATTATTTCCTGATGTTGGCAGCACTATCCCATatgggagagagggaaagagagggggaggaagaaagagagcaCAACAGGGAGTGCTGGGGGCCATGAAGACATGCTTCAAGTTAACATTTGAGTCAGATGGAATTGTATCCAGAAAGTAGTCAATCAAAGTCATGTAGTCTTAAAAATAGTAATTAAAACATGACTACATGTTAACTGCCACAAGATCTAACCCTGTTAAACAGGATTTAGTTTTATTCCTAACTTGGTTCTCCAAAAACTCAGCAGTCATCTGATCCTGCTTGAAAAGCATTTATGATAATCCATCTAATCAAAGATTTCCCCTGTGCtgattccttcctctcttctagAGGCCAAGTCGTGTGAGGACATCCAGTGCAGTGCGGGGAAAAAGTGTCTGTGGGATGCTCGGATGAGCCGAGGCCGCTGCTCACTGTGTGATGAGACCTGTCCAGAGAGCAGGACTGATGAGGCGGTGTGTGCCAGTGACAACACCACATATCCCAGTGAATGTGCCATGAAGCAAGCTGCTTGTTCTATGGGGGTGCTGCTGGAAGTCAAGCATTCAGGATCTTGCAACTGtaagtaaataatgaaaatatgacaaaacaagaaaacaaaacaaccaccCTTCCCCTCCAAGCAAAAGACAATATTCCATGTTGCTTCCCCAACAAAAACCCTCCTCTGAAAGTGCCCCGCCCCCCAACCCCACTTTCCCCAAATTCCCTCCCCAGCCACACCACCAAGCACAGCTTAAGCAAGCAGAAAGGACTTGGGAATGGAAGAACTTGCATGACGTTGTCTTTGTCGCTGGCTTTTGTTCTtgtgttcttgttattttttattttattttactttgatcAATTCTTctgcaaaacaaaataacagaaaggtGAATTAAAAAGCATAAATCTATATCAGTCGACTCTAACAGGTGTCTGATAAAAGGCTAACTCAATAAAAGTAACGCAAATAATAAAGAAGACTAATTTTGTTTGCAGTGGAACAATCCTGATATTTAAATATCTAGTTAAGCTTATGGTCATGCTAGTGACCTGCAAGAGCAGGTTGCCTTAAATCTCATACAGTTTTTTAATCAGTAATGGATTATTTTTACGATAGTGGTCATATCTTTACAGCTTGTAAAATCCATGGTCACATTGATATTCTAAAGGTAATggtgtatttctgtttttgtattatttctcttttttgttgcttttggcTGTAATCAATCAATTCAAAATGCACTGCCTCTTGTGACATACACCACACTGCCAACGTGTCAATAAGAAcagaaaacttttaaatatactCAAATGATGTGCATAAGGTGATTGTAACATTGGTGCCATGATAATGATTAATTAAGACAATGGATTTTAAAAATTGATAATCATGTAGACTACCTATCAGTAGACCAGACTGAGCCATTCATGTGGTCACAAATCTGGGAGAAAAAATCAAATTATCAAATTGTATCAAATTTACATTCCACGTTGCTATGTTAAAGAATGTCTCCTTGTTAGTTTCTTTCTCCTGACTGAGTACCTTAATGTGATGTACCTTAAGGTATGCAATGGAATCTAAGGGACCAACTTTATGATCACCTCATGagctaaatatataaatgtgatagTTTAC harbors:
- the fsta gene encoding follistatin-A, translated to MFRMLKHHLHPGIFLFFIWLCHLMEHQKVQAGNCWLQQGKNGRCQVLYMPGMSREECCRSGRLGTSWTEEDVPNSTLFRWMIFNGGAPNCIPCKETCDNVDCGPGKRCKMNRRSKPRCVCAPDCSNITWKGPVCGSDGKTYKDECALLKAKCKGHPDLDVQYQGKCKKTCRDVLCPGSSTCVVDQTNNAYCVTCNRICPEVTPPEQYLCGNDGIIYASACHLRRATCLLGRSIGVAYEGKCIKAKSCEDIQCSAGKKCLWDARMSRGRCSLCDETCPESRTDEAVCASDNTTYPSECAMKQAACSMGVLLEVKHSGSCNSITEDQEEDEEDEDSDYMAYVHLSSILDG